In the genome of Chloroflexota bacterium, the window CTGATCAATGTCCGGGATGTCCCGGTGACGCAGTACGATGTGTTCCATAATCCCGCAATCCGTATTGCGTAATGCGTATCGTCTATTGCGCCCGCTCCCCGCCAGCGGAATACGCAACACGAACTACACAATACGCACCACTTGTTATTTCGTCTTCGTCCTGTACTCTTCCATCATCGCCGCCGCCGATTCCACCGTCTGGTTCTCGTGGTAGAAAATGCCGTCCTTGTTCTGTACCTGGAACATCGGCGCTTTGTCGCAAGCGGCGAGGCACATCACGCCCTCAATGGTAAACTGGCCGTCTTTCGTCGTCTCGCCCAGCTTCACGCCAAACTTCTTGCACAAGTCTTCAGCAAACTTGTCAGCCCCGCGCAGGGCGCACGGCAGGTCGGTGCAGATTTGAATACGATGCTGGCCTGCCTGATGATCGTAGTAGAGCGAATAGAAGCCGACGATGGAGGCCACTTGAGTCGGCTCAATCTCCAAAATAGCCGCCACTTCCTCCATCGCCTCTTTCGTCACATAGCCATACTCCGATTGCGCGAGGTACAAAAGCGGCATAACCGCCGATCGTTTCTGATCGGCGGGATATTTTGCCAGAGTTGATTCAATTTGATCGTGATAC includes:
- a CDS encoding NAD(P)H-dependent oxidoreductase subunit E — encoded protein: MVKSSGGLEATLLYEKYHDQIESTLAKYPADQKRSAVMPLLYLAQSEYGYVTKEAMEEVAAILEIEPTQVASIVGFYSLYYDHQAGQHRIQICTDLPCALRGADKFAEDLCKKFGVKLGETTKDGQFTIEGVMCLAACDKAPMFQVQNKDGIFYHENQTVESAAAMMEEYRTKTK